From one Odontesthes bonariensis isolate fOdoBon6 chromosome 14, fOdoBon6.hap1, whole genome shotgun sequence genomic stretch:
- the cyp7a1 gene encoding cytochrome P450 7A1, translating into MMISIALIWGVVVGFCWLLWLALGIRRRQPGEPAVENGFIPYLGCALQFGSNPLQFLRNRQKKYGHIFTCKIAGQYIHFLCDPFSYHSVIRQGRHLDWRKFHFATSVKAFGHDSFDPRHGHTTENLHQTFLKTLQGEALPSLIETMMGHLQDVMLKSDTLSPSKDHWQVDGIFAFCYKVMFESGYLTLFGKELGEDKCQARQAAQKAMVLNALENFKEFDKIFPALVAGLPIHVFKSAYSARENLAKTMHAEKLSKRQNMSDLISMRMILNDSLSTFNDVSKARTHVALLWASQANTLPATFWSLFYMIRSPDAMKAARKEVQKVLGDSGLIVDPSDPTLNLTRDQLDNMPVLDSIIKEAMRLSSASMNVRVAKEDYLLHLDNQEAYHIRKDDVIALYPPMLHYDPEIYEDPYEYKFDRFLDEKGQEKNTFYHCGRRLRYFYMPFGSGVTKCPGRFFALYEIKQFLTLMLSYFDLELLDPAIRVPPLDQSRAGLGILQPTYDVDFRYKLKLSY; encoded by the exons ACAACCTGGTGAGCCTGCAGTTGAAAATGGTTTCATCCCCTACCTGGGTTGTGCTCTACAATTTGGGTCCAATCCTCTTCAGTTCCTCCGCAACCGCCAGAAGAAGTATGGACATATTTTCACCTGCAAGATTGCAGGCCAGTACATCCATTTTCTGTGTGACCCCTTCTCTTACCATTCAGTAATCAGACAAGGGAGACACCTTGATTGGAGGAAGTTCCACTTTGCTACATCTGTTAAG GCATTTGGCCATGACAGCTTTGACCCTCGTCATGGTCACACCACAGAAAACCTCCATCAAACCTTTCTGAAGACCCTTCAGGGTGAAGCTTTGCCCTCTCTGATTGAAACAATGATGGGTCACTTACAAGATGTCATGCTGAAGTCAGACACTCTCAGTCCCAGCAAGGACCATTGGCAGGTGGATGGCATCTTTGCATTTTGCTACAAG GTGATGTTTGAGTCTGGTTATCTGACTCTCTTTGGTAAAGAGCTAGGTGAGGACAAGTGTCAGGCTCGACAGGCCGCACAGAAAGCCATGGTGCTAAATGCTTTGGAGAACTTCAAGGAATTTGACAAAATTTTCCCAGCACTTGTGGCTGGTCTGCCCATCCATGTTTTCAAGAGTGCCTACAGTGCCAGAGAG AATCTTGCAAAGACCATGCATGCTGAAAAGTTGTCCAAGAGGCAGAACATGTCTGATCTAATTTCTATGAGGATGATACTGAATGATTCCTTATCTACCTTCAATGACGTGAGCAAAGCTAGAACCCACGTCGCTCTGCTCTGGGCTTCACAAGCTAACACTCTGCCTGCTACATTCTGGAGTCTCTTTTATATGATCAG GAGTCCAGATGCTATGAAAGCGGCAAGAAAGGAAGTCCAGAAAGTTCTGGGGGATTCAGGTTTGATAGTTGACCCCAGTGACCCTACACTGAATCTGACGAGAGACCAGCTGGACAACATGCCTGTTTTGG ACAGCATCATAAAAGAAGCTATGCGCCTTTCCAGCGCTTCCATGAATGTGCGTGTTGCCAAGGAAGACTATCTGCTTCACCTTGACAACCAAGAAGCTTACCACATCAGGAAAGATGATGTAATAGCCCTATATCCACCTATGCTGCACTACGATCCAGAAATCTATGAAGATCCCTAT GAGTATAAGTTTGATCGTTTCCTGGATGAGAAAGGTCAGGAGAAAAACACTTTTTATCACTGTGGCCGGCGACTGCGTTACTTCTACATGCCCTTTGGCTCGGGAGTCACAAAATGCCCTGGGAGATTTTTTGCTTTGTATGAGATCAAGCAGTTCCTGACTCTGATGTTGTCCTACTTTGATTTGGAATTACTGGATCCTGCTATCAGAGTTCCTCCTCTTGACCAGTCCCGTGCAGGACTTGGAATTCTCCAACCTACCTATGATGTGGATTTTAGGTACAAGCTGAAATTGAGCTACTAG